Proteins found in one Paenibacillus borealis genomic segment:
- a CDS encoding family 16 glycoside hydrolase encodes MTRTSKRGRLPILGIVAFLLFSLISGASGPVASAAGTTYYVDSAQGSDSSSGTSEAAAWKTLGKVNSVTFSPGDRILLKAGSVWTNQYLDLQGSGFEGNPITVDRYGSGAKPLIDFGNTAVGGEGFGVRLRNVSYWEISNLEITSGPQPTDMRRNGVLVVGEGAGAGNFRHIYIRNLDIHDIFGTDRRTGGINIHARGANTATESTWDDVLIENNTVINVADTGIQTMTDAFFNSAWTHKFDAFSNVVIRGNVVEKIHRDGILVRAGAAPLIEYNKTESIGEACDVNTSIVNYLEDITVVAAQWAYYTKGAIFQYNEASDTRMLGGDGQPWDFDIEVHDSIYQYNYSYNNEGGTLLVMNNTNNNIFRYNISQNDKDANGVFHLVNGGGNLYVYNNIIYRSGTQNKALTHASNTGMVYYTNNIFYNAASGQYTNSPRMTYDHNSFYGLNSGVPSDPNKITGNPGFFSPGTATGLASADGYKLAQTSPLINAGAVVAGNGGLDYFGNPLYNGVPDIGVFEFQGTITPPVTLFQDDFEDNNYSGWTTSGGAWSVEDDGTKALTQTSMSGEALAYTGDASWTNYTYSAKVKLLNAFGNAGLLFRYADASNYYMFRLNDSGDKAELYKKTAGTLTMVSSANVAVTPGQWTELKVTVSGSTVTAFAGGTQLIQWADTAVQPAGGKIGIRMHSSTARIDDVKVTE; translated from the coding sequence GTGACACGAACAAGTAAACGGGGCAGATTGCCCATCCTTGGCATAGTTGCATTTCTGCTGTTCAGTCTGATATCCGGAGCATCAGGGCCGGTGGCATCCGCCGCAGGGACCACTTATTACGTAGATTCCGCCCAGGGCAGTGACAGCAGCTCCGGCACCAGCGAAGCGGCGGCCTGGAAGACGCTGGGCAAAGTGAACAGCGTCACCTTCAGCCCGGGTGACCGGATTCTTTTGAAGGCAGGCAGTGTGTGGACTAACCAGTATCTTGATCTGCAGGGCTCGGGTTTTGAAGGGAACCCGATTACAGTAGACCGCTACGGGAGCGGAGCCAAGCCGCTGATAGATTTCGGCAACACAGCCGTGGGCGGTGAAGGCTTCGGGGTCAGATTGCGCAATGTCTCTTACTGGGAGATCAGCAATCTGGAGATTACAAGCGGGCCGCAGCCTACAGATATGCGCAGAAACGGTGTACTGGTCGTGGGCGAAGGAGCAGGGGCGGGGAACTTCCGGCATATCTATATCCGCAATCTCGACATTCACGATATCTTCGGCACGGACCGCAGAACAGGCGGGATTAATATCCATGCCCGTGGAGCCAATACCGCAACGGAGAGTACCTGGGACGATGTTCTAATCGAGAATAACACGGTCATTAATGTGGCGGATACAGGGATTCAGACAATGACGGATGCTTTTTTCAACAGTGCATGGACTCATAAGTTCGATGCTTTCAGCAATGTGGTGATCCGGGGCAATGTGGTAGAGAAAATCCACCGGGACGGCATTCTGGTCAGAGCCGGCGCAGCGCCGCTGATCGAATACAACAAGACGGAATCCATCGGGGAAGCCTGCGATGTGAATACATCAATCGTCAATTACCTAGAGGATATCACTGTCGTTGCGGCGCAGTGGGCTTATTATACCAAAGGTGCTATTTTCCAGTACAACGAGGCCTCCGATACCCGGATGCTTGGCGGAGACGGCCAGCCGTGGGACTTCGACATCGAGGTGCACGACAGTATCTACCAGTATAACTATAGCTATAACAACGAGGGCGGCACCCTGCTGGTCATGAACAACACGAATAATAATATCTTCCGCTACAATATCAGCCAGAATGATAAGGATGCGAACGGGGTATTCCATCTGGTGAACGGCGGCGGCAATCTGTACGTCTACAACAATATCATCTACCGTTCGGGAACGCAGAACAAGGCGCTGACCCATGCGAGCAATACAGGAATGGTCTATTACACGAACAATATCTTTTATAATGCTGCCAGCGGGCAATACACGAACAGCCCGAGAATGACGTATGATCACAACAGCTTCTACGGGTTGAATTCGGGTGTTCCCAGCGATCCTAACAAAATCACCGGCAATCCCGGCTTCTTCAGTCCAGGCACGGCCACAGGCCTCGCTTCGGCAGACGGTTATAAGCTGGCGCAGACCTCTCCGCTGATCAATGCCGGGGCGGTGGTTGCTGGCAATGGCGGTCTCGATTACTTCGGAAATCCACTCTATAACGGCGTGCCGGATATCGGTGTATTTGAGTTCCAGGGTACGATAACTCCGCCTGTTACACTGTTCCAGGATGATTTCGAGGATAACAATTACAGCGGCTGGACGACTTCCGGCGGGGCGTGGAGCGTGGAGGATGACGGTACGAAAGCTTTGACGCAGACCTCAATGTCAGGGGAAGCGCTGGCCTACACAGGCGATGCCTCTTGGACAAACTATACGTATTCCGCCAAAGTTAAGCTGCTGAATGCCTTCGGCAACGCAGGGCTGCTGTTCCGGTATGCGGATGCCTCGAATTATTACATGTTCCGGCTGAATGACTCAGGCGACAAGGCGGAGCTCTACAAAAAAACAGCCGGAACGCTCACGATGGTAAGCAGTGCCAATGTTGCCGTTACGCCCGGCCAGTGGACGGAGCTGAAGGTGACGGTCAGCGGCAGTACGGTTACGGCTTTTGCCGGTGGTACTCAGCTGATCCAGTGGGCCGATACGGCGGTGCAGCCGGCCGGAGGGAAGATTGGGATACGGATGCATTCCAGCACCGCCCGGATCGATGATGTTAAGGTTACGGAATAA
- a CDS encoding ABC transporter substrate-binding protein yields the protein MKKLSLVLASMILMLTVTACGGNGNSNNSAATDAPASADPAAGSSSTDQPAGKAKIKFYTFKADKPEEPIYQAVQAYNESQDKVEVEYESLVQNSDSTDFMKKLDILVAGGEVVDVFMTGNEDELLERASRGVVEPLNSFFEQESITPEDEYSKLLKLDDKVYGILPSSTQWLTVFNKDHLEAAGLSLPEMGWTWDDFRDYAKKLTTPEHFGTYFHTWGEYPNIIAYTEKPHPQLSADLKPIFDDPSFEYFFNLRRTMEKEDKSVEPYADVLASNYHVLQQFFAGNASMLAVPSYAVRAALNLEKFPHEFQTMYAPLPRSVDTEELGMTNISGGGLAMGAKSENKEASYDFIRWMSKESYKFTKEIPAFKGVDGAELINGFFGENTDLIDTASLSKTLFDPNIQMPDTFSVPYGSELKAIVENGFASFILDNRSFDEVKVEMTAEVEKVVQANQK from the coding sequence TTGAAAAAACTATCCTTAGTATTAGCAAGTATGATTCTTATGCTCACCGTTACCGCATGCGGCGGGAACGGCAACAGCAATAATTCGGCCGCCACCGATGCACCGGCTTCGGCTGATCCGGCTGCCGGAAGCAGCAGTACAGACCAGCCCGCAGGCAAGGCGAAGATCAAATTCTACACGTTCAAGGCCGATAAGCCGGAAGAACCGATCTACCAGGCCGTTCAGGCGTATAACGAATCCCAGGATAAAGTGGAAGTTGAGTATGAATCACTGGTTCAGAACAGCGACAGCACAGATTTCATGAAGAAGCTGGATATTCTCGTAGCCGGCGGAGAAGTGGTCGATGTATTCATGACCGGTAATGAGGATGAACTGCTGGAGCGTGCTTCACGCGGTGTTGTGGAACCGCTTAACTCCTTCTTTGAGCAGGAGAGCATCACACCGGAGGATGAATATTCCAAGCTGCTGAAGCTGGATGATAAGGTATACGGCATTCTGCCGAGCTCCACGCAGTGGCTGACGGTCTTTAACAAGGATCACCTGGAAGCAGCGGGGCTGTCCCTGCCCGAGATGGGCTGGACCTGGGATGATTTCCGCGATTATGCCAAGAAGCTTACGACGCCTGAGCATTTCGGAACCTACTTCCACACCTGGGGCGAGTATCCGAACATCATCGCTTACACCGAGAAGCCGCATCCGCAGCTGAGCGCAGATTTGAAGCCGATTTTCGATGATCCGTCCTTCGAGTACTTCTTCAATCTCCGCCGCACTATGGAGAAGGAAGATAAGAGTGTTGAACCGTATGCCGATGTGCTGGCCTCGAATTATCATGTGCTGCAGCAGTTTTTTGCCGGAAATGCCAGTATGCTTGCTGTACCAAGCTATGCTGTCCGGGCGGCGCTGAATCTGGAGAAATTCCCGCATGAGTTCCAGACGATGTACGCTCCGCTGCCGCGCTCCGTGGATACGGAAGAGCTGGGCATGACGAATATTTCCGGCGGCGGGCTCGCTATGGGCGCGAAGTCGGAGAACAAGGAAGCCTCTTATGATTTCATCCGCTGGATGTCCAAGGAATCCTATAAATTCACGAAAGAAATTCCGGCCTTCAAGGGTGTAGACGGAGCAGAGCTAATAAACGGCTTCTTCGGCGAAAATACAGATTTGATCGACACCGCATCCTTATCCAAAACGCTGTTCGATCCGAATATTCAAATGCCGGATACCTTCAGCGTCCCTTACGGCAGTGAGCTGAAAGCGATTGTGGAGAATGGCTTCGCCAGCTTTATCCTGGATAACCGCAGCTTCGATGAGGTCAAGGTCGAAATGACAGCCGAAGTGGAGAAGGTAGTTCAGGCCAATCAGAAATAA
- a CDS encoding HesB/IscA family protein — protein sequence MNVKITRNAAKVIKKTMELEGNSELKLRVAITHSHGDHAHYGLDLDTPKENDVVISTDKEIDVILDPNQPLLDGVKIDYLYFPEEGFVITNPSKGNHGDH from the coding sequence ATGAACGTCAAAATTACCCGCAATGCGGCTAAAGTGATAAAGAAAACCATGGAGCTTGAAGGCAACAGCGAGCTTAAACTGCGTGTAGCGATTACACATTCCCACGGTGACCATGCCCACTACGGCCTCGATCTGGACACGCCTAAGGAGAACGATGTAGTGATCTCCACCGACAAAGAAATCGATGTGATTCTCGATCCGAACCAGCCGCTGCTGGACGGTGTGAAGATTGATTATCTCTACTTCCCTGAGGAAGGCTTCGTTATTACTAATCCGTCTAAAGGAAATCATGGCGATCACTAA
- a CDS encoding carbohydrate ABC transporter permease produces the protein MTMRKFKTGNLIFTALFALLSVFFLMPLVWMLSAASKTEKEVWTFPIQWIPTDWNLVANFKAVWMGDVAFGLFYMNSIKIALISTIATIVISAMAGYALGKLDFKGRTLIFTLMLAFMMIPEQATLVPRYIMIKELGLYDSHAALILMGMFSSYFTFLLRQFMIGIHNDMLEAAELDGAGFFRIFWSVVLPLSRPILATVGIIKFIWTWNDYQGPLIMLNSTKLYTIPLGMQFFKEEFGTQISVMMMASVAAILPLLALFLALQKQVIDGIAIGGVKG, from the coding sequence ATGACAATGAGAAAATTTAAGACCGGCAATCTGATCTTTACAGCCCTGTTCGCCCTGCTCTCGGTATTCTTTCTGATGCCGCTGGTCTGGATGCTGTCCGCAGCCTCCAAGACGGAGAAGGAGGTCTGGACCTTCCCGATTCAGTGGATTCCCACGGACTGGAACCTGGTAGCTAACTTTAAGGCGGTGTGGATGGGCGACGTCGCGTTTGGACTATTTTATATGAACTCGATCAAAATCGCCCTGATATCCACCATTGCTACAATTGTGATATCGGCCATGGCAGGTTACGCGCTCGGCAAGCTTGACTTCAAGGGCAGAACGCTGATCTTCACCCTGATGCTGGCCTTTATGATGATCCCGGAGCAGGCGACACTCGTTCCGCGCTATATTATGATCAAGGAGCTGGGACTCTACGATTCACATGCAGCGCTCATCCTGATGGGGATGTTCTCCAGTTACTTCACCTTCCTGCTGCGCCAGTTCATGATTGGCATTCATAATGATATGCTGGAAGCGGCCGAGCTCGACGGTGCCGGATTCTTCCGTATCTTCTGGAGTGTCGTGCTGCCGCTAAGCCGGCCGATCCTGGCTACGGTAGGGATTATCAAATTCATCTGGACGTGGAATGATTACCAGGGCCCGCTGATTATGCTGAATTCGACCAAGCTGTATACCATTCCGCTGGGGATGCAGTTCTTCAAGGAAGAGTTCGGCACGCAAATTTCCGTCATGATGATGGCTTCCGTGGCTGCGATCCTGCCGCTGCTGGCACTGTTCCTGGCGCTGCAAAAGCAGGTCATCGACGGAATTGCCATCGGGGGAGTCAAAGGGTAG
- a CDS encoding helix-turn-helix domain-containing protein — MTLMLIDDDVPMLEYVEYLLGSLGLELQLVASAFSSEDALEQFHSVLPDVVIIDIGLPGMDGLELADAFRITKPEVRLIFLTCYEDFHYSKRAIQLEADDYLIKDELSPEQLKSSLSKAMSRFKSREELLERYSFRQAIERNKEVLKQSFLKQLLSGAADQENTLEFGQRLGISWKHPYLRHGFIHMDAASVTERYRYKDIPLIHFAVNNIALELSAGEASITPIMSRDADIYLVWNVADPDCPGTGLTDFMQSVLDKVAQYLKITLRGFYSGASAPLRNFDALHKTLMESRDHNFYQAVTPIAALEEQANFGQTAEWRGDKERGMLSLALEEGQAAWIDLAVNQWTQQVTADRLLPRLVKEACGNFVRQMAFEAGGLAEEDFFTQLEQTVHIREAAGLTKRELRNLWRQHTLAPVAAEEKDIRLQEVDRFLEEHVDQMVTSTDMAEHLHLNASYFSRYFKKLSGINFTDYVNQYKMNMAITMLARPHETVENVAYTLGFSDRAYFSKVFKKYSGRNPSEYKAGPVEESGAEE, encoded by the coding sequence ATGACCCTGATGCTGATTGATGATGATGTCCCGATGCTGGAATATGTAGAATATCTGCTCGGGTCACTGGGACTGGAGCTGCAGCTGGTGGCTTCGGCCTTCAGCAGTGAGGATGCGCTGGAGCAGTTTCATTCGGTTCTGCCGGATGTCGTCATTATCGACATCGGGCTGCCGGGCATGGACGGGCTGGAGCTGGCGGATGCCTTCCGTATTACGAAGCCGGAGGTGCGTCTGATCTTCCTGACCTGCTATGAGGATTTCCATTATTCCAAGCGGGCCATTCAGCTGGAGGCGGATGATTATCTTATCAAGGATGAATTATCACCTGAACAGCTGAAGAGCAGCCTCAGCAAAGCGATGAGCCGCTTCAAGAGCCGTGAGGAACTGCTGGAGCGTTATTCCTTCCGCCAGGCGATTGAGCGCAATAAGGAAGTGCTGAAGCAGAGCTTCCTGAAACAGCTGCTGTCCGGTGCGGCAGATCAGGAGAATACGCTTGAATTCGGACAGCGCCTCGGGATCTCCTGGAAGCATCCTTATCTGCGCCACGGGTTTATCCATATGGATGCCGCCTCGGTAACCGAGCGTTACCGGTACAAGGATATTCCGCTGATTCATTTTGCCGTGAACAATATAGCGCTGGAGCTGTCCGCCGGAGAAGCCTCCATTACACCGATTATGAGCAGGGACGCAGACATTTATCTGGTCTGGAATGTAGCTGACCCTGACTGCCCGGGGACGGGATTGACTGATTTTATGCAATCCGTGCTGGATAAGGTAGCGCAGTACCTGAAGATTACCCTGCGCGGGTTCTATTCCGGGGCTTCCGCACCTCTACGGAACTTCGATGCGCTGCATAAGACGCTCATGGAAAGCCGCGATCATAACTTCTATCAGGCGGTTACGCCTATTGCTGCTCTTGAAGAACAGGCGAATTTCGGGCAGACCGCTGAATGGCGCGGAGATAAGGAACGCGGGATGCTGTCGCTGGCACTGGAGGAGGGGCAGGCCGCCTGGATTGATCTGGCGGTCAATCAATGGACGCAGCAGGTAACAGCAGACCGGCTGCTGCCCCGGCTGGTGAAGGAAGCCTGCGGCAATTTTGTCCGCCAGATGGCCTTTGAAGCGGGAGGACTTGCCGAGGAGGACTTCTTCACCCAGCTGGAGCAGACGGTTCATATCCGGGAGGCTGCCGGCTTGACCAAGCGGGAGCTGCGGAATCTGTGGAGACAACACACGCTGGCACCAGTGGCGGCGGAAGAGAAGGATATCCGGCTGCAGGAGGTAGACCGCTTCCTGGAGGAGCATGTGGACCAGATGGTGACCTCGACCGATATGGCGGAGCATCTGCATCTGAATGCCAGCTACTTCTCCCGCTATTTCAAGAAGCTGTCCGGTATTAATTTCACTGACTACGTCAATCAGTACAAAATGAATATGGCCATCACCATGCTGGCGCGCCCGCATGAGACCGTGGAGAATGTGGCGTATACCCTCGGCTTCTCCGACCGGGCGTACTTCTCCAAAGTCTTCAAGAAGTACAGCGGCAGAAATCCCAGTGAATACAAAGCCGGGCCGGTTGAAGAGAGCGGCGCTGAGGAATGA
- a CDS encoding DUF1450 domain-containing protein, whose product MANDIRLCDECNHIKMKSIVPKLLKMAPDAEIKTGCISYCGPCGKRPFVYINGRYISGPTEDEVLAKAEAFVKQPAVKK is encoded by the coding sequence ATGGCTAACGATATAAGATTATGTGACGAGTGCAATCATATCAAAATGAAAAGCATCGTGCCCAAGCTGCTGAAGATGGCGCCTGACGCCGAGATCAAAACAGGTTGCATCTCCTACTGCGGTCCATGCGGCAAACGCCCGTTTGTCTATATCAACGGCCGTTACATCAGCGGACCGACAGAAGATGAGGTGCTGGCCAAGGCGGAAGCTTTCGTCAAACAGCCGGCAGTGAAGAAATAG
- a CDS encoding sensor histidine kinase, protein MKWLSRFSFHRRLQFTFLILILLPFIVVTFWSYTSVRENVSDKITRAGEETLKVIGSQIEKTVDSISFVSVYFSEAYDPAVLESLRYLKNTGNFGNYGVYTHYNKLKTTANILSVQSLDADLQIMLVNRENRILIGNQNIPVFSGLPEQLLLESSKLNEQEKISLQWFPYGGDPSAPDYYYAVRFITDPLNQEKLATLYVGIPSHYFHNLLDTGNSANILSLADGMGRSIAVTGGADIPKESQMLVSEVRIPKVGWLLTSKTPRSSIDSHINREFLVSISIVGLFFLAFLILSMLWAGYINKPISLLRASVKQYVGGNRAVRIPVRGKDEVAVLSSAFNQMLDDMNQLLQQVESEQEEKRLLELQALAAQIRPHFLLNTLNSIKVDLLLSGDQPHGAMIDALMKLLRVYVHVDKPLELAEECKVLGSYVQVMQIRNRLDIAFECVLDEKVGEVMLPRLLLQPIVENAISHGFSARPAKPAIRLEAAFEDDMLKISISDNGRGMPEDKLQRLNRRLQGNEDTALWPEKGVGLVNTARRLQVLYGYRARLMAQAGTEEGMIFTLFIPVTSEKEAVPLDDPDAD, encoded by the coding sequence ATGAAATGGTTAAGCCGTTTTTCTTTCCATCGCAGACTGCAGTTCACGTTCCTGATCCTGATCCTGCTGCCTTTTATTGTCGTTACCTTCTGGTCGTACACCTCCGTTAGGGAGAATGTGAGTGATAAAATCACACGTGCAGGCGAGGAGACGCTGAAGGTTATCGGGAGTCAAATCGAAAAAACCGTAGACAGCATCTCGTTTGTCTCGGTTTATTTCTCTGAAGCTTATGATCCGGCCGTGCTGGAAAGTCTGCGTTACCTAAAAAACACCGGGAACTTCGGGAACTACGGAGTGTATACCCACTACAATAAACTCAAGACCACGGCCAATATCTTGTCCGTGCAGTCGCTGGATGCCGATCTGCAGATTATGCTGGTCAACCGGGAGAACCGGATTCTGATCGGCAACCAGAATATTCCCGTCTTTTCGGGCCTGCCGGAGCAGCTTCTGCTGGAGAGCAGCAAGCTGAATGAGCAGGAGAAGATCTCACTGCAATGGTTCCCCTACGGCGGCGACCCCTCTGCACCGGATTATTATTACGCTGTACGCTTCATTACCGATCCGCTCAATCAGGAGAAGCTGGCGACGCTGTACGTGGGCATACCGAGCCATTATTTTCATAACCTGCTGGATACGGGCAATAGCGCCAACATTCTCTCCCTGGCCGACGGGATGGGCAGAAGCATCGCAGTCACGGGCGGAGCGGATATCCCGAAGGAGAGTCAGATGCTGGTCAGTGAGGTCCGTATTCCAAAAGTAGGCTGGCTGCTCACCAGCAAGACGCCGCGCAGCTCCATCGACAGCCATATTAACCGCGAGTTTCTGGTCTCAATCTCAATCGTCGGTCTGTTCTTTCTGGCGTTTCTGATCCTGTCCATGCTGTGGGCCGGATATATTAACAAGCCGATCAGTCTGCTGCGGGCAAGCGTCAAGCAGTATGTCGGCGGCAACCGCGCTGTGCGGATTCCGGTCCGGGGCAAGGATGAAGTGGCAGTGCTGTCCTCAGCCTTCAACCAGATGCTGGATGATATGAATCAGCTGCTGCAGCAGGTCGAGAGTGAGCAGGAGGAGAAGAGGCTGCTGGAGCTTCAGGCATTGGCGGCGCAGATCCGGCCGCATTTTCTGCTGAACACGCTCAATTCCATTAAGGTGGATCTGCTGCTCTCCGGGGACCAGCCCCATGGCGCGATGATTGATGCACTGATGAAGCTGCTGCGTGTATATGTTCATGTAGATAAGCCGCTGGAGCTGGCGGAGGAGTGCAAGGTGCTGGGCAGCTATGTGCAGGTGATGCAGATCCGCAACCGGCTGGATATCGCTTTTGAATGTGTGCTGGACGAGAAGGTAGGCGAGGTTATGCTGCCAAGGCTGCTGCTGCAGCCCATTGTCGAGAATGCCATCAGCCACGGCTTCTCAGCACGTCCGGCGAAGCCGGCGATCCGGCTAGAGGCAGCGTTTGAAGACGATATGCTGAAGATCAGCATCAGCGACAATGGCCGGGGGATGCCGGAAGATAAGCTCCAGCGCCTGAACCGGCGGCTGCAAGGAAATGAAGACACGGCCCTGTGGCCGGAAAAAGGGGTCGGACTCGTGAACACGGCGCGCCGGCTGCAGGTGCTGTACGGATACCGCGCGCGGCTGATGGCGCAGGCCGGAACAGAGGAAGGCATGATTTTTACCCTATTTATCCCCGTAACCAGTGAGAAGGAGGCGGTTCCCCTTGATGACCCTGATGCTGATTGA
- a CDS encoding FAD-dependent oxidoreductase — translation MNRTVFTLPAEEIAISREVDVLVAGGGPAGVAAAISAARSGARTLLIEQRGFLGGMGTVALVPAFCPYSDGEKAVVRGIGLELLEQMKAECEPEFRERFGAELDWVPIDPEVLKRVYDDAVAESGAGVLLHTIASQTVMDETGRNVKGVVIVNKSGRSLIKAKTVIDTTGDADLAALAGAPFHKGGEAGELQAATMCYLLANVDRKRFLDYLNESGDTEQIHRAVQQAQADGKLPQGRDSVSGLSWVADYLVGVNFGHVFGIDGSRAEDLTRGAIEGRKLVLRQLEFFRAYVPGFEHAHLVSSGEQIGIRETRRIVGDYVLTQDDFMNMASFPDDIARNSYFIDIHMARSSGAMHIHHLPPGKSHGVPYRCMLPVGLDNVWVAGRAASSDRVVQGSLRVMPNCFAMGQAAGMAAAIAAGSDSQSRKVDITELQRGLVQQGAWLGEALAAL, via the coding sequence ATGAATAGAACTGTGTTTACATTGCCTGCGGAAGAAATCGCTATATCCCGGGAAGTGGATGTGCTGGTTGCGGGCGGGGGGCCGGCGGGCGTGGCGGCAGCCATTTCCGCCGCCAGAAGCGGAGCGCGGACGCTGCTGATTGAGCAGCGCGGCTTCCTGGGCGGCATGGGTACCGTTGCCCTTGTGCCGGCCTTCTGTCCTTACAGTGACGGGGAGAAGGCTGTTGTCCGCGGCATCGGTCTTGAGCTGCTGGAACAGATGAAAGCGGAATGTGAGCCGGAATTCCGGGAACGCTTCGGCGCTGAGCTGGACTGGGTGCCTATCGATCCAGAGGTGCTTAAGCGTGTATACGACGATGCTGTGGCAGAGAGCGGAGCCGGGGTGCTGCTGCATACCATTGCCAGCCAGACTGTGATGGACGAGACCGGACGTAACGTCAAGGGTGTCGTAATCGTTAACAAATCCGGCCGGAGTCTCATCAAGGCGAAGACGGTTATTGATACAACCGGCGATGCCGATCTGGCGGCCCTGGCGGGTGCGCCGTTCCATAAAGGCGGGGAAGCAGGCGAGCTTCAGGCGGCGACTATGTGTTATTTGCTGGCTAATGTGGACCGCAAGCGATTCCTCGATTACCTAAATGAAAGCGGTGACACCGAGCAGATTCACCGGGCGGTGCAGCAGGCCCAAGCGGACGGGAAGCTGCCGCAGGGCCGGGATTCAGTCTCCGGCCTCTCCTGGGTCGCCGATTATCTGGTCGGCGTGAACTTCGGCCATGTGTTCGGCATCGACGGCTCCAGAGCAGAGGATTTGACCCGGGGGGCGATTGAAGGACGTAAGCTTGTCCTCCGCCAGCTGGAATTCTTCCGGGCATATGTGCCCGGCTTTGAACATGCCCATCTCGTGTCCAGCGGAGAGCAGATCGGCATCCGTGAGACGCGGCGGATTGTCGGCGATTATGTTCTGACGCAGGATGACTTCATGAATATGGCATCCTTCCCGGATGATATCGCCCGCAACAGCTATTTCATCGATATCCATATGGCGCGCAGCAGCGGGGCAATGCATATTCATCATCTGCCGCCCGGCAAATCCCACGGTGTGCCCTACCGCTGTATGCTGCCCGTTGGTCTGGATAATGTGTGGGTGGCGGGGCGTGCAGCCTCCTCGGACCGCGTGGTGCAGGGCTCGCTGCGCGTAATGCCCAATTGTTTCGCGATGGGGCAGGCGGCAGGTATGGCGGCAGCGATAGCCGCCGGAAGTGACAGCCAGAGCCGGAAGGTAGATATCACAGAGCTTCAGCGCGGGCTGGTTCAGCAGGGAGCCTGGCTTGGTGAAGCACTGGCAGCGTTATAA
- a CDS encoding carbohydrate ABC transporter permease, with product MSESAVTRKTTTAGAPSKTYWTRKRREQLAGWIFIAPEVIGMLVIAVFPLLFSLFLSLTEWNLVGGLSAIHFVGLDNFIELFRDNRFLLALKNNVLFTVGTVPVTMLLGVVLSALIHKKLYAKSFFKVAFFVPYICSTVAIAAVWQALYHPSKGPINQILMQIGLSEPPRWLVDTSFSLIAIMIIYIWQLLGYQIIIFLAGMTNIPEELYEAATIDGASGIGQFRRITLPLLGPTTFFLAITSTISSFKIFDMIKFLTDGGPNYSSTVIVYQIYEEGFERFKMGYASAMSWVLFLIIMLVTSITWMTQNRKVHY from the coding sequence ATGAGTGAATCTGCCGTTACCCGGAAGACAACAACAGCCGGGGCACCTTCGAAAACTTACTGGACACGCAAAAGACGGGAGCAGCTGGCCGGATGGATTTTTATCGCGCCTGAAGTGATCGGTATGCTGGTCATCGCCGTGTTCCCGCTGCTCTTCAGCCTTTTCCTCAGCCTGACGGAATGGAATCTGGTCGGAGGCCTGTCCGCGATCCATTTTGTCGGTCTGGACAACTTCATCGAGCTGTTCCGGGATAACCGCTTCCTGCTGGCACTGAAGAATAACGTGCTGTTTACGGTCGGCACAGTGCCGGTCACCATGCTGCTGGGGGTGGTGCTCTCGGCGCTGATCCATAAGAAGCTGTATGCCAAGAGCTTTTTTAAAGTGGCTTTTTTCGTACCCTACATTTGTTCAACGGTAGCGATTGCCGCCGTCTGGCAGGCGCTCTATCATCCGTCCAAAGGGCCGATCAACCAGATTCTGATGCAGATCGGTTTGTCCGAGCCGCCGCGCTGGCTGGTGGATACCAGCTTCTCGCTGATTGCCATTATGATTATTTATATCTGGCAGCTGCTGGGCTATCAGATCATTATCTTCCTGGCCGGCATGACGAATATTCCGGAAGAGCTGTATGAGGCCGCAACGATTGACGGTGCGAGCGGGATCGGACAGTTCCGGCGGATTACGCTGCCGCTGCTGGGTCCGACGACTTTTTTCCTGGCGATTACCAGCACAATTTCGTCCTTCAAAATCTTCGACATGATCAAGTTCCTGACGGACGGCGGTCCCAACTATTCCAGTACGGTCATTGTGTACCAGATTTATGAGGAAGGGTTCGAGCGCTTCAAAATGGGCTATGCCTCAGCGATGTCCTGGGTCCTGTTCCTCATCATCATGCTGGTTACCTCCATCACCTGGATGACACAGAACCGCAAAGTCCATTATTAG